Within the Novosphingobium sp. SL115 genome, the region CTGGCATCTGCCCTGTGGGAGCCGATTGCCGACAAGCTTGCTTCCGGTGATCCTGTCCGCTTCCGCGCCGATGGCGACAAGCCCGGGCGGCGCAACGGCTGGGCATGGCTTCACCTCGATGGCGTGCCCGCTGGCGTGTTCCGGCATTATCGGTTGGGCTTGCGGAAGGTCTGGCGAGCGGGGAGCGATCCCCGTTCGCTGTCACCAGCCGAACGGCGCGCGATCATGGCTCAGGCCCGTGAAAGCGAAGCCCGGCGCAAGGCGGAAACCGAGGCCAAGCAGGAAGCGACGGCTGACGTTGCCCGCGATTTGTGGCGCGGTGCAGGCAGGGCCGATCCGATGCATGGCTATCTTGCACGCAAGGGCCTGCCCCCATTCGGTATCCGGCAGCGAGGCTATGCGCTGTTTGTCCCGATGGTTGATTCCGGGTGGCACCTCTGGAACGTCCAGCGCATCTATCCAAATGGCCGCAAGCTGTTCCTGTCCGGCGGGCGCACCGATGGCGTGTTCTGGCCGCACGGCGCGTTCATGCAGGACGGCAGGCCATCGGCTGGGCCGCTGGTGATCGGTGAAGGCTTCGCCACCATGGCAGCGATCCACCGCGCGACCGGTCACGGCGTTGTTGCTGCGATGTCGGCGCGCAACCTTGAGACCGTCGCCCGTGCCATGCGCAAGCTGTTCCCCTGCCGGACGTTGATCGTCGCGGCGGACGATGACCGGCACCTGGCGCAGAATATCGGGCTGGAAGCAGCGCGGCAGGCCGCCGCGTCTATTGGTGCCCTGTTGGCCACCCCGTTGCCGCTAGGGCCGGTTACGGGGTCGGCGGACTCAGGAACCGACTTTGCGGACATTGCGCCTGCCGACGTCACGGCGCGGATCGCTCAAGCAAGCAGTGCTGACCATGAGTAACCCGGCCGCTTCCATGGACTTTGCCGACATGGAACCTGACGACGCGAGAAATCTGATTGCGGCGGCAGCAATTCCAACGTTGGATTTGGTGAAGCTCGCCAAAATTGAGCCGACGCCCAAGCGGTTCGTCATTCCCAAGCTTGCGCCTGCTGGTGAGGTCACGCTGTTCACTGGGCCGGGCGGCGCGGGCAAGTCTCTGCTGGCGCAGCAACTCGCGACGGCACTGGCGGCAGGAACGCCCACGCTTGGGTTTGACATAGCGCAGTCCACGGCGATCTACATCACTTGCGAGGACGATGCGGAGCAATTGCACTGGCGGCAGGCGCACATTTGCAAATCGCTGGCTGTCAAAATGGACTCGCTGGCCGGGTCGCTGCATCTGGCAAGTCTGCGTGGCGGTCTCGACAATGCCTTGGCGTTGCAACCTTCCCATGGCGAGTTTCAGTTAACCCCGGTGTATAAGGGGCTGGAGGCGCAGATCCACCGAACTGGGGCAATGTTCGTGGCGCTCGACAACGTGGCGCACCTGTTTGCCGGCAACGAGAACGACCGCGGTGATGTCACCCGTTTCGTGAACGCCTTGAACCGCATGGCCGGGGAGACGGGAGCGGCGATTCTCCTCCTCGGGCACCCGAACAAGAGCGGTGATAGCTATTCCGGCTCCACCGCTTGGCTGAACGCCGTGCGGTCCCAGATCACAATCGATCATAATCCCGAAACCGACGTGCGCTTGCTTAACCTCAACAAGGCCAATTACGGCCGCAAGGGAGAGACTCTGCGATTCATCTGGCATGATTGGGCATTCGTGTTGGAAAGCGATCTGCCTGCGAACAACGCTCAGGCACTGCGGGAGACCGTGCAGGCGTCTGCGGATAACGCCTTGTTTCTGGCCTGTCTGCGCGAGCGCGTCCGTCAGAAGCGGGCGGTGTCCGAAAAGCAGTCTTCCTCATACGCCCCCAAAGTGTTTGCGAGCATGGCGGAGAGCAAAAGAATTGGGACTACGCGCCTCGAAGCGGCAATGGAACGCCTGTTCCGGATCAATGCCATCGAGCGGGGGGAGATGGGCTGGGACGACGGCCACAGGCACCCTGTTATTGGGCTCCGCGAAACTGCGGGAGTCCGCGCGGGAAACACATCTGCGGCCAACGCGGGAGACTACCCATGAAACCCGCAGAAGACCTGCGGGAGACTGCGGGCTACACACACACCTATACTACGTATAGGCGAGTGCGGCCCTTAGCGGCCGCCCCGCTCGCCATCTTCAATACAGGTACGCCATGGGATCTGGAGATAGGTCACAGTTCGCAGTGCAGGGACGGGTTGCATAAACGGGGTGGAAGGGGTTCTGCCACACGTGCCACTCGCGAAAATGGTTGCCGCAGTGAGGACAACTCTACCGGGCACCAGGTTATGAATTATGCGAAGGTAGGGGTACGTCCCGTACGGGGGGTCTCTTACCCTGGACTTACCCGGTGAGACGCCTCCCTGTTGCCATCAAGCGTCGGATAGTAGAGCACCTCGCCTGCTATCAGACTCATGCTGAGGTGGTCGAACTGGTTGCTGGTGAGTTCAACGTCACCCTAACCCCGCGACACGTCCGAGCGTATGACCCCACGTCCTTCCAGTTTGCCGGGTCGCACCGTTGGCTGGACTATCACCGGATCGTGCGCGAACGCTGCAAGAAGGAGTTGGGCGAGGTCGCCATTGCCCATCGCGCGTACCGGATGCGGCAGCTTCAACGAATACTCAATTTGGCGATGGAGCGTGGCAATCATCGGCTTGCCCTCAAAACCCTCGAACAGGCCGCGAAGGAAATGGGGAACTGGTATGTCAAACGTTGAGGCGTTGGCTCGAAGTCACGGCGCGCTGATCTCAGGGCAGGTGCGCCGAATTGCCGTCGTTCGCCAATCGCCCTGCGCAAACGCTGCGCGATGTGGGGCAAAATGTGGGGGCAATCTTAGTCATATTCCGCGAAAGTTCTGATAATTTTAGTTTTTTTAGCGGAAAATGGATGCCCCGCGAGGATTCGAACCTCGATAGACGGAATCAGAATCCGTAGTCTTACCATTAGACGACGGGGCATCGGGAGCCGCGCCTCTAGGGCGGGGCAAATGATGAGTCAAGCGGGGGAATTGGCATTTTTAGGGGCTGGCCTTGCGAGCGGGGCAAGGCATCGCTAGCATTGGCCCCAAGTACCCGGCAGGCATCATGCGGCGCGGGAAAACATAAGCGAATTCAAGTTATGGCGGAATCCATTCCGCCGGCCAGTGGGCAAGGCGTGCGATCCGGCAGGAAAAAGGCCGGCAGGAAAAAGGGGCAACGCAAGTCCCGAGCGCCACGCAGCAATGCCGGGAGCAGTCTCCCGCCCCGATCCGCCGGCAAGAACCGGCCGCCCGTCAATGCGGGTGGCGGCACTGTTGAACAACCCGGCACCCCTGCGCGTGTTGCCGAGATACCGGCACAAGTGCAGGCCGCGCAGACATCAGACCACCAGACGCCCGTTCCGCCCATCAATGCCCCTTTTCGCGCCGCTCCGTTCTATCGGCAGGCCTATGCCGCGATCGATCTTGGCACCAACAACTGCCGCCTGCTGATCGCGCGGCCATCGGGCGAACATTTTGTGGTAATCGATGCGTTCAGCCGCGTGGTGCGGCTGGGCGAAGGGCTGGCGCAGACCGGGCGACTGTCCGATGCGGCGATGGACCGCGCGCTGGCCGCGCTGCACGTCTGCGCCGACAAGCTGCGCAAGCGCAACGTGCATCTGGCCCGTTCCGTGGCAACAGAGGCCTGCCGTCGCGCCACCAACGGGGCCGATTTCATTCAGCGGGTGCGCGATGAAACTGGCATCCGGCTGAACATCATCACCGCGCAGGAAGAAGCGCGGCTGGCCGTGCTGGGCTGCCACATTCTGCTGGAACAGGGCAGTGGCCCGGCGATGATCTTTGATATCGGCGGCGGGTCGACCGAAATGGTGCTGGTGGAAACCGGCGATACGGTGCCGCGCATTCTGGACTGGCAATCGGTGCCGTGGGGCGTGGTGTCGCTGACCGAAAGCATTGGCGCAATTGCCGACCGGGACGATGCCCGCGCCGCTGCCTATGCCGAAATGCGCCGCCGGGTGGATGAAGGTTTTGCCGACTTTGCCGTGCGCGTATCGCCCATGCGCAATGCGGCGCAAGGTGAAGGCCGCATTCGCCTGCTGGGCACCAGCGGCACGGTGACCACGCTGGCCAGCCTGCATCTGGAACTGCCGCAGTATGACCGTCGCGCGGTTGACGGACTGGTGGTGCCTGCCGAATCGATGCGCGATATCAGCCAGCGGCTGTCGTCGATGTCTCCAGCGCAGCGCATTGCCCTGCCCTGCATCGGGCGCGAGCGGGCCGACCTTGTGGTGGCGGGCTGCGCCATCCTTGAATCCATTCTCGATATCTGGCCCGCCGACAGGCTGGGCATTGCCGACAGGGGCATTCGTGAAGGCATCCTGCGCAGCCTGATGGCAGCAGGAACCGAACCTTCGCGCGGCCCCAAGCGGCGGACGGAGGCGGCATGAGCCGGTCTGACAAGAATCCCAAAGAACGCCTGAAAACCGCAAAGAAGCGCACCGCATCATCGGCGCGCTGGCTTTCGCGGCAGTTGAACGACCCTTACGTGAAGCAGGCCAGAGCCGAAGGCTGGCGCAGCCGCGCCGCATTCAAGCTGATCGAACTGGACGAAAAGTTCACCCTGCTGCGCGGGGCAAAGCGCGTGGTCGATCTGGGCATCGCGCCAGGCGGGTGGAGCCAGGTGGTGCGCAAGAAAGCGCCCGCTGCCAAGATTGTCGGCATCGACCTGTTGCCGACCGAACCGATTGAAGGCGTGACCATCTTCGAAATGGACTTCATGGCGGACGAAGCCCCCGACGCGCTGCAGGGCGCGCTGGACGGCCCGCCCGATCTGGTGATTTCCGACATGGCGGCCAACACCGTGGGCC harbors:
- a CDS encoding DUF2280 domain-containing protein, translated to MRRLPVAIKRRIVEHLACYQTHAEVVELVAGEFNVTLTPRHVRAYDPTSFQFAGSHRWLDYHRIVRERCKKELGEVAIAHRAYRMRQLQRILNLAMERGNHRLALKTLEQAAKEMGNWYVKR
- a CDS encoding RlmE family RNA methyltransferase, whose product is MSRSDKNPKERLKTAKKRTASSARWLSRQLNDPYVKQARAEGWRSRAAFKLIELDEKFTLLRGAKRVVDLGIAPGGWSQVVRKKAPAAKIVGIDLLPTEPIEGVTIFEMDFMADEAPDALQGALDGPPDLVISDMAANTVGHKQTDHLRTMGLVETAVDFAVQSLAPGGAFVAKVFAGGTDTELLAILKKNFTTVKHAKPPASRKDSSEWYVIAQGFKGRAE
- a CDS encoding toprim domain-containing protein, with the protein product MPCELLASALWEPIADKLASGDPVRFRADGDKPGRRNGWAWLHLDGVPAGVFRHYRLGLRKVWRAGSDPRSLSPAERRAIMAQARESEARRKAETEAKQEATADVARDLWRGAGRADPMHGYLARKGLPPFGIRQRGYALFVPMVDSGWHLWNVQRIYPNGRKLFLSGGRTDGVFWPHGAFMQDGRPSAGPLVIGEGFATMAAIHRATGHGVVAAMSARNLETVARAMRKLFPCRTLIVAADDDRHLAQNIGLEAARQAAASIGALLATPLPLGPVTGSADSGTDFADIAPADVTARIAQASSADHE
- a CDS encoding AAA family ATPase, coding for MSNPAASMDFADMEPDDARNLIAAAAIPTLDLVKLAKIEPTPKRFVIPKLAPAGEVTLFTGPGGAGKSLLAQQLATALAAGTPTLGFDIAQSTAIYITCEDDAEQLHWRQAHICKSLAVKMDSLAGSLHLASLRGGLDNALALQPSHGEFQLTPVYKGLEAQIHRTGAMFVALDNVAHLFAGNENDRGDVTRFVNALNRMAGETGAAILLLGHPNKSGDSYSGSTAWLNAVRSQITIDHNPETDVRLLNLNKANYGRKGETLRFIWHDWAFVLESDLPANNAQALRETVQASADNALFLACLRERVRQKRAVSEKQSSSYAPKVFASMAESKRIGTTRLEAAMERLFRINAIERGEMGWDDGHRHPVIGLRETAGVRAGNTSAANAGDYP
- a CDS encoding Ppx/GppA phosphatase family protein, whose product is MAESIPPASGQGVRSGRKKAGRKKGQRKSRAPRSNAGSSLPPRSAGKNRPPVNAGGGTVEQPGTPARVAEIPAQVQAAQTSDHQTPVPPINAPFRAAPFYRQAYAAIDLGTNNCRLLIARPSGEHFVVIDAFSRVVRLGEGLAQTGRLSDAAMDRALAALHVCADKLRKRNVHLARSVATEACRRATNGADFIQRVRDETGIRLNIITAQEEARLAVLGCHILLEQGSGPAMIFDIGGGSTEMVLVETGDTVPRILDWQSVPWGVVSLTESIGAIADRDDARAAAYAEMRRRVDEGFADFAVRVSPMRNAAQGEGRIRLLGTSGTVTTLASLHLELPQYDRRAVDGLVVPAESMRDISQRLSSMSPAQRIALPCIGRERADLVVAGCAILESILDIWPADRLGIADRGIREGILRSLMAAGTEPSRGPKRRTEAA